DNA sequence from the Paenibacillus physcomitrellae genome:
GCTGGACAAATTGATTGGGATCAGACCGCAAAGCTTATAGATTATTTAGTGGAAAATCAGAAATCCGACACGCTTGTGATCAGCGGGACCACAGGCGAATCGCCAACACTGTCGACCGAGGAGAAGCTGCTTTTGTTCGACTTTGCGGTTAAACATGCTGCGGGCCGCTGTAAAATCATTGCCGGAACCGGCACCAATTCCACCGAGGCATCCATTAAGATGACGAAAGAAGCGGAGAAGCTTGGCGTGGACGGTGCGCTGCTGGTGGTGCCTTATTATAATAAACCGAATCAGGAAGGCATGTTCCGGCATTTTGAAGCCATTGCGACTTCGACGACGCTGCCGATTATGCTATATAACGTTCCAAGCAGAACGGTAGCCAGCTTAAGCACGCAAACAATTCTTCGTTTGGCTGAGATTCATAACATTGTAGCTGTAAAAGAGTGCGCTCCGCTTGAGCAGGTGGCCCAGATTGCTGCAGCTGCGCCTGCC
Encoded proteins:
- the dapA gene encoding 4-hydroxy-tetrahydrodipicolinate synthase — protein: MVDFGRLVTAMVTPFDEAGQIDWDQTAKLIDYLVENQKSDTLVISGTTGESPTLSTEEKLLLFDFAVKHAAGRCKIIAGTGTNSTEASIKMTKEAEKLGVDGALLVVPYYNKPNQEGMFRHFEAIATSTTLPIMLYNVPSRTVASLSTQTILRLAEIHNIVAVKECAPLEQVAQIAAAAPAGFRVYSGEDAATLPTLAVGAHGIVSVASHIAGTEMREMIEAYLSGEVQKAAKLHQKLLPLFKGLFEAPHPVPNPVAVKFALNERGLSVGSVRLPLVPATEEEQIFIRSLLA